The following are encoded together in the Lactuca sativa cultivar Salinas chromosome 1, Lsat_Salinas_v11, whole genome shotgun sequence genome:
- the LOC111911931 gene encoding uncharacterized protein LOC111911931, whose amino-acid sequence MEAGDEGIERVEDSKDLQQQSKALDKLTDHVEDRQLDSTRVQEAMASIAASKEADLNAMRLREKELAAVKINAAEVDIIASELELDKKVAERTLREHKGDAVAAIRHLLHVGNL is encoded by the exons ATGGAGGCAGGAGACGAAGGGATTGAGAGAGTAGAGGACTCCAAGGACTTACAGCAACAGAGCAAAGCACTCGACAAACTTACCGACCATGTCGAAGATCGTCAGCTCGATTCGACTCGTGTTCAAGAG GCTATGGCTTCGATCGCTGCATCAAAGGAAGCTGATTTGAATGCTATGAGATTGAG GGAGAAAGAGTTGGCTGCTGTTAAGATCAATGCTGCTGAAGTTGACATCATTGCAAGTGAACTAGAG TTGGATAAAAAGGTGGCTGAAAGAACATTAAGGGAACACAAGGGTGATGCAGTTGCTGCAATAAGACACTTGCTTCATGTGGGTAATCTTTAA
- the LOC111911930 gene encoding probable serine/threonine-protein kinase SIS8, which translates to MLKGECWTGEFPIRNKRGERFVIIGSTKPLRDENGQIIGIISVSASPRPYQQIKLNAPMVNETSTLFSKSKWKGNEQRGCFDPTNSRSCWHWIHSDHDKYGLRMKANVENQQWMVNTNCVGLDNKALSTWSLCNHSFDCEIKWEDLRIREVIGRGSCGIRYHAVWQGSDVALKLFSKQAHSHDFIVSFMHETSLMKRLRHPNILLFMGTVASPQRICIVTEFLRRGNLFKLLHRKRARLDWRRRIRMAIDIARGINYLHHCLPPIIHRDLNSSKLLVDKDWTVKVGDFGLCCTKHETYETIKERIGMPQPQWMAPEVLRNEQADERSDIYSYGVVLWEITTEKIPWGDLNSMQVMEAVGVMNQGLDIPKDVDPQWASLIQRCLWSKPQSRPTFKEILEELHHLDMRFKVMPPLHEDSKSSKELKIM; encoded by the exons ATGTTAAAGGGTGAATGCTGGACAGGGGAGTTTCCTATTAGAAACAAGAGAGGGGAAAGGTTTGTTATTATCGGTTCCACTAAACCTTTACGTGATGAAAATGGGCAAATTATAGGGATTATAAGTGTATCAGCTTCCCCACGCCCATATCAACAAATAAAGCTAAATGCTCCCATGGTAAATGAAACCAGTACCTTGTTTTCAAAATCTAAATGGAAAGGAAATGAACAAAGAGGTTGTTTTGATCCCACAAATAGTCGTTCTTGTTGGCATTGGATACACAGTGATCATGATAAGTATGGTCTGAGAATGAAGGCGAATGTAGAAAATCAACAATGGATGGTGAACACTAATTGTGTTGGTCTTGATAACAAGGCTTTAAGTACTTGGTCTTTGTGTAATCATAGTTTTGATTGTGAAATCAAGTGGGAGGATTTGAGGATTAGAGAAGTGATTGGGCGAG GTTCATGTGGGATTCGATATCATGCAGTGTGGCAAGGATCT GATGTTGCTCTCAAGTTATTTTCCAAGCAGGCACACTCACATGATTTTATAGTATCATTTATGCATGAG ACATCTCTTATGAAAAGGCTTCGGCATCCAAATATTTTGCTCTTCATGGGTACAGTAGCTTCACCTCAGCGCATATGCATTGTAACCGAGTTTCTTCGTCG TGGAAATTTGTTCAAGTTACTTCACCGAAAAAGAGCCAGATTGGATTGGAGACGCCGAATCCGTATGGCCATTGATATT GCACGAGGAATTAATTATCTTCATCATTGCCTCCCTCCCATCATCCACCGTGATCTGAATTCTTCAAAACTTCTTGTGGATAAGGATTGGACAGTCAAG GTTGGTGACTTTGGTCTATGTTGTACTAAGCATGAAACTTATGAGACGATAAAGGAAAGGATTGGAATG CCTCAGCCTCAGTGGATGGCACCCGAAGTTCTTCGAAATGAGCAAGCAGATGAAAG GTCGGATATATATAGCTATGGTGTGGTACTATGGGAAATTACCACAGAGAAGATCCCTTGGGGTGATCTCAACTCAATGCAG GTGATGGAAGCTGTAGGAGTCATGAATCAAGGGTTAGATATTCCAAAAGATGTGGATCCACAGTGGGCTTCTCTTATTCAAAGATGTTTGTGGAG TAAACCACAGTCGAGGCCAACATTCAAAGAGATACTAGAAGAGCTACACCACTTGGACATGCGGTTCAAGGTCATGCCACCACTTCATGAGGACTCAAAGAGCAGTAAGGAATTGAAAATTATGTAA
- the LOC111911932 gene encoding probable pectinesterase 67: MFRLQSNPFKTILVLYVLTFITFTVFLDGVDGKGILRLRPQGVDASFLTSQILPNRTFIVDINGPENYRSIQGAIDSVPDNNQDWVVIHVKKGIYREKVIIPREKPHIYLRGSGSTKTVIVWAESSENNYQSSTFKVEAPNFVAYGISFKNDAPTGIANTSHNQTVAAYVGADKVAFYSCGFYSSHNTLLDNKGRHYYDHCYIQGAVDIIFGRGRSIFHECEIFVINDRRMEIQGSVTAHTRSGLDENTGFVFVGGRVFGTGHAFLGRPRGTHSRVVFAKTYLSKTIRPEGWSDWNHHGSTENLCHCEYKCHGPGAGTSERVQWLKKLSDEEAAPFLSIKFIDGRKWLFAGYSA, encoded by the exons ATGTTTCGATTACAGTCTAATCCTTTTAAAACAATATTAGTTCTATACGTACTCACATTTATCACATTTACGGTTTTTCTAGATGGTGTCGATGGCAAAGGTATTCTCAGGCTAAGGCCACAAGGGGTAGACGCGTCTTTTTTGACCTCACAAATCTTACCAAATCGAACCTTCATCGTTGACATTAATGGACCAGAAAATTATAGGTCGATACAAGGTGCCATTGATTCTGTTCCTGATAATAATCAAGATTGGGTTGTCATCCATGTCAAAAAAGGAATTTACAG GGAAAAAGTAATAATCCCAAGGGAAAAACCACACATTTACTTGAGGGGAAGTGGGAGCACTAAAACAGTAATAGTTTGGGCAGAAAGCTCTGAAAACAACTATCAATCTTCCACTTTCAAAGTTGAAGCTCCTAATTTCGTTGCCTATGGTATTAGCTTTAAG AATGATGCACCTACAGGGATCGCTAACACCTCACATAACCAAACTGTCGCAGCATATGTGGGTGCGGACAAGGTTGCATTCTATAGTTGTGGATTCTATAGTTCCCATAACACTCTTCTTGATAACAAAGGTAGACATTACTACGATCATTGCTACATCCAGGGTGCGGTCGATATTATTTTCGGTCGCGGCCGATCCATCTTTCAT GAATGTGAGATTTTTGTGATTAATGATAGACGCATGGAGATTCAAGGGTCAGTGACGGCCCATACGCGATCAGGTCTAGATGAAAATACTGGATTTGTTTTTGTTGGTGGGAGAGTTTTTGGCACTGGACATGCTTTCTTAGGTAGACCTAGAGGTACCCATTCTCGAGTAGTTTTTGCAAAGACTTACTTGTCTAAGACTATAAGACCCGAAGGCTGGAGTGATTGGAACCATCACGGTAGTACCGA AAATCTATGTCATTGTGAATACAAATGTCATGGACCCGGAGCTGGTACAAGTGAGCGGGTTCAATGGTTGAAGAAACTGAGTGATGAAGAAGCTGCACCATTCCTTTCTATAAAATTTATCGATGGTAGGAAGTGGTTGTTTGCAGGATATTCTGCATAA